GTGTGGAACTTGCCCTTCGGTGCCAGCGCATCGAAGTAGGGTTTCCAGTCGAGATCGACGGCCACGGTGCTCAGCACCAGGTCGAAACGGCCGGCCAGCGCCTTCAGCGCTTCCGGATCGCGGCTGTTGACCACTTCGTCCGCGCCCATATCCAGGATCGACTGCTTTTTGGATGGCGTGGAGCTGAACGCCACCACTTCTGCGCCCAGCGCGTGCAGCAGCTTGATGGCGATATGGCCAAGGCCGCCGATGCCAATCACCGCCACGCGGCTGGTGGCGGTGATGTTGCTCATCAGCAGCGGTTTGAAGACGGTAATGCCGCCGCACAGCAGCGGGCCGGCGCTGGCCGCGTCCAGATTCTCCGGCAGCGGGATCACCCACTGCCAGTCGGCGCGCAGCTTCTCGGCGAAGCCACCGTGGTTAAGGATGGTTGGCGTGCTGCCGTTCTCGCAGTTAACCTGCTCACCGTTAATACAGGAGTCGCAGTGCTGGCAGCTTTTCGCCGTCCAGCCGATGCCGACGCGCTGGCCCACTTTCAGCCCCTTGTTCTGCGCCGCGTCGCCCAGCGCGCTGACCCGGCCAATCACCTCGTGTCCGGCGATGGTCGGATACTGCGAAATGCCCCATTCATTGTCGATCATCGACAGATCAGAGTGACAGACGCCGCAGTACTCCACCTCAACTTCAACCTCTTCTGCTGCCAGGGCGCCCGGATCGTACTCCCAGGGTTGCAGTGCCTGACCGGCTTCCAGTGCTGCGTAGCTTTTGATTTTCACTCGTGATACCTCAGATAAACGGTTATTAAGGCGTAAGTTTAGCCGCTTTTAAGCTGATTTCCGGAATTTCACAGCACGTGCTGTTCATCTGAGGGGCTGACCGGGGAAATTTCAGGCAAAAAAAAGAGCCTGACTCAAAGTCAGACCCTTTTTTCTGTTCCTGCGCCGGTTGGTGGCCGGGGGAGGAAACGGTACAGCTGCTACTCGCACTACCCAAGGAGTAGAAATTAAGCGATTTTGAATCCGTGGTCAAGGTTGTTGGTTGTAAAATAGACAAACCTCTGATGTAATCCAGCAGTGGTGTAATGCTGTTGTCGTCGTTTCTCAGTAGGGGTTAGTGCTTGATCGCTCTAAGATTTCTCCCAGCCAGACACCGGGTGGTGCCGCGTCAGGTGTGTCTCCACCTGCTGAGTGCTACTCGCATTACCCAAAGTGCAGATTGCGAGGGAAGCCCAAAGACATAAGCGATCTGTAGCGCTCGCCTTAGTAAAAGGAGTGCGCTCAGTGATAACTCTGACAGGCATTTTACTGGTCATGCAGATCCTGCTGGCCGGCGTGCAGATTATCGTTGCCTTCAGGCAGCTGACCGGACGCGTGTAGCAGACGGAACTGGAATCAAGACGGGGCGTCACCACCCCGTCTTTTTTCGTTTACTCGTTAATGCGCGGATGCTGGTCGATCAGGCGCGAACGTTTGGTTTCCAGTTCGGCGATCTGCTCGTTGATATCCTCAATTTTCTGCTCGATGTTGTCGTAGTGCTCGTGCAGGATCTCCTTCGCTTCGGCCATATCCGAGGCGGCAGGGGTGGCACCGCGCAGCGGTTTGTTTGCCGTTTCCTTCATCATCACGCCGGTCACCAGGCCAATCACCGCCACCACCATCAGGTAGTAAGCCGGCATATAGAGGTTGCTGGTGGCTTCCACCAGCCAGGCCGCCAGGGTTGGCGTCAGGCCGGCGATCAGCACTGAGATATTAAAGGCACTGGCCAGCGCGCTGTAGCGGATATGGGTCGGGAACATTGCCGGCAGCGTCGAGGCCATTACCCCGGTGAAGCTGTTGAGGATCACCGCCAGAATCAGCAGGCCGGCGAAAATCAGCCCCATCACGCCGCTGTTAATCAGCATAAAGCAGGGTACTGCCATGACCAGCAGCGCGATACTGCCGATAATCACAAACGGACGACGGCCAAATTTGTCACTCATCAGGCCCATTACCGGCTGCACAAACAGCATGCCCAGCATGATGGCGATGATGATCATCACGCCGTGATCTTCCGAGTAGTGCAGGTTATGCGACAGGTAGCTCGGCATATAGGTCAGCAGCATGTAGTAGGTGACGTTGGTGGCAATCACCAGCCCCACGCAGGCCAGCAGGCTGCGCCAGTGTTTGGTGGCGATCTCTTTAAACGACACTTTCGGGCCGTCGGCAAGACCTTCGCGGTCACCCTGCTCAAGCTTGTCCACGTGCTGCTGGAAGGCCGGGGTCTCTTCCAGCGCGTGGCGCAGGTAGAGGCCGATAATGCCCAGCGGCAGCGCGACGAAGAACGGAATACGCCAGCCCCAGTCGAGGAACTTCGCTTCCCCGACCACGGTGGAGATCAGCACCACCAGCCCGGCGCCGAGCACGAAGCCGGCAATCGAGCCGAAGTCCAGCCAGCTGCCCATAAAGCCGCGTTTACGGTCCGGGGAGTATTCCGCCACGAAGATTGAGGCACCGGTATATTCGCCGCCCACCGAGAAACCCTGTGCCATTTTACACAGCAGCAGCAGGATCGGTGCCCAGATACCAATCGAGGCGTGGGACGGGATCAGGCCGATACAGAAGGTACTGACCGACATAATGATGATGGTAATCGAGAGGATCTTCTGGCGGCCGTATTTATCACCCAGCGCACCAAAGAACAGACCGCCCAGCGGGCGAATTAAGAATGGCACCGAGAAGGTGGCCAGCGCGGCAATCATCTGCACGCCGGGATCGGCACCGGGGAAGAACACCTGGCCCAGCGCATAGGCAACAAAGCCGTAAACACCAAAGTCAAACCACTCCATGGCATTACCTAACGAGGCGGCGGTAATCGCCTTACGCAGCCTGGCGTCATCAATGATGGTGACGTCTTTTAACCCGATTGGTTTGACACGCTTCCTACGTAATTTCATATAAAGCACCCTGTAATTATCTGTTATTCAAACATAAATTGTCTGTTGTGGTTGGCCTGTTCGGTCTGCCTGTCCACCGGCGAAAACGCCTTTCCACCCAGGTTCCGCAATCAGCTTCGCGGGCATAATGTCCTGCGTGGCAAACTTCGCCATCTTTTAGTATATCGTGGCTTTTGCGGTTCGCCTTATTAGATTCGGAATATTCCTAGCCATGACAGTGAATTACGCTGTTTTTTGGCCAGCTGACCCTCAGCATATCTGACGATAGTGGGGTATTTTTTAGGATTTACTCAGTGAATTGATAAGGACTGCTTACCTATTGTTAATTGCAGATATAACAGAGGGTTATTTAATCAGACGGCTTGATCCCTTGAAAACGATCGGTAATACTCTTGCCGCGCTTTTGGGGGAGAGTGAATGGATAATAAAAAACAGATAGCTTTCCAGAATCACTGGCTGAATATGCAGCACAGTATTGAAGAAAATTTAACGTATTCACACCGGCAGCCAGAAAACGCGCCGATGCGGGTCGGTAAAGCGGTGCCAGCGCCGCAGGAGGGTTATGTACTGCCCAGCGACGAACTGATGCCGACGCTGGCGCGCATTAACCAGCGTATGGCGGCGCGACAGCGGGCTGGCGGCGCGGAGTCGCCACCGGCGGCACTGGTGGCCGAGGACGCGGTGGATGTTGCCCTGCGCGCGGTCGACAAACGCCGCCGTTAACGCGGCTTTAACAGCTCGCCGGGCTGCTGTAGCCACTGCATCAGCGCCTCGCTGTTCATCGGGCGGGCGTAATAGTAGCCCTGAATAAAGGCCACGCCGTGCTGCTGCAGATAGCGCAGCTGGGTTTCATCCTCCACTCCTTCGGCCACCACCTGCAGCTGCAGGCCGTGCGCCATCCGGATGATGGCGTCAAGGATTGGCGTGTTGGCATCGGCAGCATCAATCGCGCTGACAAAGCCGCGGTCAATCTTCAGGTAGTCGAGCGGGAAGGTGTGCAGGTAGGCCATTGAGCTGTGGCCGGTACCAAAGTCATCAATCGCGATACGAATACCCTCACTGCGCAGCTGCGCCAGCTTTAGCGCCACGGCTGTGCCATCCTCAATCAGGCTGCGCTCGGTCAGTTCAAGGGTAATCGAGGGCTGCATTCGGGCAACGCCGGCGGCAAAGCGCCGGATATCCGCGATAAACTCCGGGTGCTGCAGATGTTCCGCCGCCACGTTGACCCCAAGATGAAAACCGGGTGCCACCCGCCAGTGGGCACTCTCTGCCACAATACTGTCCAGCAGGTAGCGGGTTAACGGGATAATCAGGCCTTCGGCTTCCGCCGCCGCGATAAAGATATCCGGCCGCACCCAACTGCCGTCTTTACGCTGCCAGCGCATCAGCGCTTCGACCCCGCCCGGCTCGCCGCTGTTAAGGTTGCCCACCGGCTGATAGACCACGCTGAATTCGCGGCGTTTAAGCCCCTGGTAGATCTCATCACCAAATGAATGTCTGCGCTGCAGCCAGCTGCGGGTCAGGGTGACGGCCAGCAGCGAGAAGATCACCGCCATCGGCAGGAAGGTGAGCAGCGCCTGATACCAGTTCTTCAGCAGTTGCTCGGGTGGGGCGCTCAGGCTGATGCCGATCGGATAGCGTTGCGAGCTGGCATTCAGCGTGTGGACGGCCCAGCCCTGCGGCCTGTCCCGGCGATCGTCGCTGACGATGCGATACCCGTCACCAAACTGCAGGGCGATGCGGTAGTTACGGCTGTCCCCCGCCGCGCGCATAACGTCGATCAGATACTGGCCGTCAACCAGCGCATAGGTGCCAAAGGCATCCGGGGTTTCACGCATAAACAGCACCGCCGGCCGGTCGAGCACCCCGGCGGTTCCCGCCAGCGACAGGGTCCACCACGCCTTATGCAGGGCGGGAAGCGGGCGGCGGATCATCCGTTCCAGCGTACTGGGCAGCTCGCCGTAGGCTGATGAACAGTAGATCTCGTCATTCTGGGTCAGGCCGATCGAGCGGAAATAGGGGTAGAGGGTACCGAACTGCTGCAACGTGGATTTAACCTCCGGGCAGTCGCGGGTGCTGAACTGGCGCAGCCGGTCATTCATCGTCCAGGCCTGGTCGCTGATGTGATCGGCATGGGTCAGCAACATGGTGGCGGTGATCTCCAGCTGGCGCTTAACGATCTGCCTGGCCTCGATAAAGGTAAAAACCAGGCACAGCAGCAGCGGCAACTGCCCGGCGAACAACAGGCAGAGTATGCTCTTACTGGATTTGATTGATCGGTGCAAGCGGTTCCCCTGTGAGCGCCGAGGGCGCAGTCTGTCATGACCGGTGGCAATACCTGCGGCTATGGTAGCAGGGAAACTTTATGCTGTGGCTGCGGCGGCAGAAAAAACGCCGCCGCCGGTGCTCAGGACGGCCGACCGTTGCCCAGCAGAATCGCCAGCTTGCCGCCGCCCGGGGTGGTCTCCATCAGAATTTTACAGACGCTGGTCAGCGGTACCGACAGCAGCATGCCCACCGGCCCCAGCAGCCAGCCCCAGAAAATCAGCGACAGAAACACCACCAGGCTCGACAGCCCCAGCCCGCGGCCCATCACCCGCGGTTCCAGGAAATTACCCAGTACCAGGTGGATCAGAATAAACAGCGTGGCCACCAGCCCGGCCTCCAGCGGCGTATTCAGCAGCAGCGCCTGCAGTACCGGAGGAATGCCGGCGATCACCGGGCCGATATTCGGAATGTAGTTAAGCAGAAAGGCGATTGCCCCCCACAGCAGCGCGAACTTCACGTCGAGAGCCAGCAGCGTCAGCCAGACGGCCACCCCGGTCAGCAGGCCGATCAGGGTTTTCAGCGCCAGGTAGTGGGTAACGCCCTTCAGCGCCCGGTGCAGCCCGGCGATGCGGATCTGGGGATTAACCAGCGCATTGCGCAGTTTGTAAGGCAGGTGATGCACTTCAAACAGCATAAACACCACCGTCATCATCACCAGCACGATGCGGGTCATTGCCCCGGAAATCTGGCTGAACAGGGTGGTGGCAAAGGCCATCAGCGCGTTAGGATCCAGCCGCCGCGCCAGATATTCGCTGGAGATATTGATATGGAAGCGCGCGGCAAAGTGCTGCACCACCGCCAGCTTCTGCTCCGCCTGCGCCTGCAGTAGCGGGTAGACCTCGCTGAACTCATCGGCAGAGCTGGCGATCATGCCGCCGAGCAGCAGCAGCACGCACATCATCACCAGCATCACCAGCCCGATCGCCATGCCGCGCCGAACGCCGCGGCGCATCAGCGTGGTGACCAACGGGTTGAGGACGATGGCTAAGAACAGCGCCAGCAGAAAGGGGACGACCACCTCAGACGCCAGCCGGACGCCGGCCAGGATCACCACCAGCGTGGCCAGCTTCAGCAGTATGTTCTGGCCGATCTTCTCCTGCGGATTTGCACTCATTATCGTTCCCTGTCGCTGTCGGTGCTCGGTAAGAGCCTGTCCCATCGGGCTGAATGTCTTCAACAATGGCGCCCGACGGGAGAAACTCTAATTGTAGCGACTGCACAGGGAACCGGACGCTTTTCAGAACCTTCGCGATTCTGCCGCCGCCCGCCGCTGCATTAACGCCAGCGCGCTCAGCATCAGTCCCAGCCCGCTGACGATGGCAACTGTTGCCATCGCCATTCCCTGGCCCACCGATCCCTGCTCGAACTGCCGCCAGATAAACACCGAGACGGTCTGGGTGCCGGCCGGGGCCAGCAGCAGCGAGGTCACCAGCTCGCGCGAGGCGATGGCAAACACCATCAGCATCGACGCCAGCAGGCTGGGAAACACCAGCGGCAGTACCACGTGGCGCAGCGCCAGCCAGACGCTGGCGCCGTGTACCCGCGCCGCCGGCTCCAGGTTGCCGCCGAGCTGGCGCAGCGCGCTGCCGACGTAGCGTACCGGCCACGGCAGCAGCAGGCAGCAGTAGGAGAGCAGCAGGATCCCCCAGCTGTTATAGGGGGTTACCGGCCAGAACGGCTGGTTCCACAGCAGGATCAGCCCGACGCCGACCACGATGCCCGGCAGCGAGGCGGGCAGCAGCGACAGCCCGTCAATCCACACCGCGCCGCGAATGCGCTGCATCACCACCAGCCAGGCCGCGAGGAAGCCGAGCAGCCCTGCGATCAGCGATGAGGCCAGCGCCAGCCCGAGGCTGGTGGAGAGCGCGCCGAGCGCATCGCCATGCAGGGCGAACAGCGCGGCGAAGTGGCGCAGCGTCAGATTGCTCCATTGCAGGCCGCCGGAGAGGGTGGAGAGCAGCGCGCTGAGCAGCATGCTGCCGGCCGGCAGCGCCACGACCAGCAGCGCCACCAGCGTAAACAGTACCAGCGCCGGGCCGCGCCACACGCCCAGTCCGCAGCTGCTGACGTCGGCCGGTTTGCCGGTAATGCTGGTGACTTCTTTATTACCGACCAGCTTACGTTGCAGGGCAAAGGCGGCCAGCGCCACCGCCACCAGCAGTACGGAGAGCAGCGAAGAGCCGGGCAGGTCGATCGGCCAGTCGGCCAGCCGCTGTTCGATGCCGGTGGTCAGCATCACCACTCCGGCGCGGGAACCGAGCGCGGCGGGCACGCCGTACTCTTCAATCGCCAGGGTAAAGGCCAGCAGCACTCCGGCGGCCAGCGCCGGCAGCAGCATCGGCAGCGTCACGTGGCGGAAGGCGCGTAGCGGCGTGGCGCCGTGCACCCGGGCGACGGTGGCCAGCCGTTGCCCGCTGGCCAGCAGGCTGCGCGAGACGGCAAAGTAGACCACCGGGAAGATATTCAGCGTCATCACCAGCGCAATGCCGGTGCGGCTGAACAGCAGGTCGTTGAGGTCCGGGCCGCCCAGCTGCATCAGGTAGCCGTTATGCTGCAGCGCCAGCGTCCAGCTCAGCGCGGCGATGTAGGGCGGGGTGAAGAACGGCACCAGCATCAGCAGATCCCAGGTACGCGCCAGCGGCAGCGTAAACAGGCCGCGCAGGATGCCGAGCGGCACGCCGAGCAGCGCGCTGAACAGCGCCACGCTCAGGCCAACGCTGAGCGTACCGCCGAGCAGCGCCGGCAGTTCGGGATCGCTAAGCAGCGCCGGAAGGGCGCTGAAGGCGCCGTCCAGCGAGCCTGCGGAGAGGTGCGGGAAGATGGCCTGCAGCAGAATAAACAGCAGCGGCAGGGCGACCAGCAGCATCAGCAGCGCCACGGTCAGTAGCGGAAGTAAACGAGGTTTCACCGGTAAGCGTCCTGAAAGGCGGGGTGGCGCGGCTGCGCCACCCGGGAGGGTTAAGACTTGCTGAACAGCGCGGCGAAACGTTGCAGTACCGAGCCGCGGTCAGCGCTGCCGCCGGCCTGCGCCGGCAGAATGTTCAGGTCGCTAATCAGCGGACGCTGCGCACCGACGTCGGTGCGTGCCGGCATCAGCCAGGCATCAGCCACGGCTTTTTGCCCCTCTTCAGAGAGCACATAGTCGATAAAGGCCTGCGCATCGGCGGCGTGCTGGCTGCTTTTCAGGATCATCATCGGGCGCGGCGCGACCACGGTGCCGCTGGCCGGGAAGATCACCTTCACCGACTCACCCTGCTGGATGCTGGCGTAGGTGACGTAATCCACCGCGCCGAACACCGCGGCTTTGGCCCCCTGCAGCACCGGGGTTAGCGCCTGAGCGTTTGGCCCGGCGATCGCCATGCCGTTATCCTTCAGCCTGGCGAACAGCTGCCAGGCGCGATCGCCCATGCTGTTCTGCAGGCCGATCAGCAGGTCAAGCGAGGCCCCGGACAGTGACGGATCGGGGGTGGTGACACGATCTTTAAAGGCGTCGGTGGTCAGATCGGCCCACTCTTTCGGCTCCGGGGTGCCGCTTTTAGTGTTCCAGACGATGCCCAGCGCGGAGATCCCCTGGGCAACGTAGTGGTCGGTTTTGAATTCCGCCGGCACCTTCGCCGCGTTGTTACTCTGGTACGGCAGCAGCCAGCCGCGCTGCTGCAGCTCTTCTGCCGTATCCCATGAGGCGGAGATCAGCACGTCGGCCTGCGGATTGGCCTGCTCGGCCTCCAGCCGCGCCATCACCTTGCCGGTGGTGGCCTGGAAGATATTGACCTTAACGCCGGTCTGTTTTTCATAGCCTGTGGCCAGGCTTTTGGCCAGCGAGCCCGGGCCGGCGGTATAGACGGTCAGGGCACTGGCATCGGTGATCATCATGCCGGAAGTGAACAGCATCGCGAATACGGCTCCTGTCTTAATCGGATTAAACAATTTCATACGGGTTCCCCGGAGAGTGGTGTAACGGTTTGAATGGCAGAAACGGTACCGACGGAGAGCCAGACGATGCGGTCCGCCAGGATTTCGGCCTCATGGCGATCGTGAGTGACATACACGGCAGTGGTGCCGAGCTGACGCAGCAGGCTGGCCATCTCCACGCACAGCGACTCGCGCAGGTCGCGGTCGAGGTTGGAAAGCGGTTCGTCGAACAGCAGGATTTTCGGCTCGGCGATAATCGCCCGCGCCAGCGCCACGCGCTGCTGCTGGCCGCCGGAGAGGTCGGACGGCCGGCGGCCAGCGAAGTCAGCGAGGCCAACGCGGTCCAGCGCGGTGATGACACGCTGCTGGCGTTCCTGCGTCGGCACGCGTCGCATCAGCAGCGGAAAGGCCACGTTCTGCGCCACGCTCATATGCGGCCACAGCGCGTAGTCCTGGAACACCATGCCGAGGTCACGCTGTTCCGGCGGGGTGCTGAACTGGTCGCTGGCAATCAGCCGATCGCCGAAGTGCAGCGTGCCCTGCTGCGGCTGCAGCAGGCCGGCCAGCAGCTTCAGCAGCGTGCTTTTGCCGCAGCCGGAGGGGCCGAGCAGCGCGACGATGCTGCCGGGTTCAACGCTGAGATCGATGTGATTCAGTACCTGATGGCTGCCAAAGGCATAGCTGATGCCGTTGAAAACCACGGAGACAGGGGAGCGCGTCACAGGATCACCTCGCGGGCGTGCGGGTGTAGCCGTGCTGCCGACGGCAGCGGCCGTCGGTTCGCGCTCAGCTGAAGGAAATTCAGTGAGCCAGACATATTGTTTATCCTCTTTGGGACTTGAGCGGCCGAGTATAGGGGGGCTTTATGGCGACTTTATGACGGTTGTGTGGCGCTATGCGGCTGAAACGAAACGTTGCGATTAAAAGACGGGCAGCACGAAATGCCTGCGGTATATTGGTAATTCGTCCATTTTTTGCCTTGCGAGCCGTAATTTTCATGTCTGACCAGCCCGCCGCCGATGCGGCACTCAGTGGCCTGCGCCTGAACCTGCGTATTCTCTCCGTCGTGATGTTTAACTTCGCCAGCTATCTGACCATTGGCCTGCCGCTGGCGGTGCTGCCCGGCTACGTGCATGACGTAATGGGCTACAGCGCCTTCTGGGCCGGGCTGGTGATCAGCCTGCAGTACTTTTCCACCCTGCTCAGCCGTCCGCACGCCGGGCGCTATGCCGATCTGTGGGGGCCGAAAAAGGTGGTGGTGGCCGGGCTGGCCGGTACGCTGATCTGCGGCCTGTGCTATGCGCTGGCCGCGTTCAGCAGCGCGGTGCCGCTGCTCAGCCTGCTGCTGCTGTGCCTCGGGCGGCTGGTGCTGGGCGTCGGGCAGAGTTTTGCCGGCACCGGTGCCAGCCTGTGGGGCGTGGGGGTGGTCGGCTCCGCGCATATTGGCCGGGTGATTTCATGGAACGGCATCTGCACCTACGGGGCGATGGCGATCGGCGCACCGCTCGGCGTGGTGATTTACCAGCGGGGCGGGCTGCTGTTGCTGGCGGCGGCGGTCTGCCTGATTTCCCTGACGGCAATGCTGCTGGCGCTGCCGAGGCCGCAGGTGAAGAGCAGTAAGGGCAAGCCGCTGCCGTTCCGTGCGGTCTTAGGCAGGGTGTGGGGCTACGGCGTGCTGCTGGCGATGGGGTCGGTAGGCTTTGGGGTGATTGCCACCTTTATCACCCTGTTTTACCAGGCGCGGGGCTGGGACGGGGCGGCTTTTGCGCTGACGCTGTTCAGCGTAGCCTTTGTCGGCACCCGTCTGCTGTTTCCGAATGCGATTACGCGGTTTGGCGGGCTGAAGGTGGCGCTGGTCTGTTTTGCGGTGGAGGCGGCGGGGCTGTTTCTGGTGTGGGGGGCAGAGGCAGCGTGGCTGGTGCGCGTCGGTGCGTTGCTGACCGGGGCCGGGTTCTCGCTGGTGTTTCCGGCAATTGGCGTGGTGGCGGTGAGCCGGGTGCCGCCACAGAATCAGGGCAGTGCGCTGGCGACCTATACCACTTTTATGGATCTGGCATTGGGGCTTACCGGGCCGCTGGCGGGGCTGATTATTGCGCATTATGGCGTGCCGGTGATCTATTTGCTGAGCGGGATGCTGGTGTGTGTGGCGATGGTGGGGGCGCTGTGGCTGGGGCGTCGGGCGGTGGGGGAAAAATAGCGGCTCCCGGTGAGGGGAGCCGTTGTCAAATGACACAGATAAGTCGGTGATCACATCAGATTTGCTGCGCGTCGGCACTGCTGCGTTGGCTACGGTGCTTTTAAACACATCGTCTGGCCGATCGAGACTGACGGGCCTGTCAGCGGGCGACCCTCCGCGGGTTACCCCGCTCCGGGCTCATCCCACTGCCCTCCCTGATAACAGGCTGTTGTTTAGCCTGTTGATGGTTGGGCTGTGGTGTCCTTCTACTCGTCGTCTGGCCGATCGAGACTGACGGGCCTTTTTACATGTAAATCTGATGCTTAAATTTTTATGCCTGCAGCAGTTCGATGCTGCGGCGGATTTCGCGTTCGATGTCGGCGGCGGTCCAGCTGTCCATTTCTGAAGCGAAAGGCTCGAAGGCGTAGACGCCTTTGTAGCCAAGTTTTTCCAGGCGCTGAACCTGCCAGACGCTTTTCAGCAGTTCGCCTTCGCTGAGCATCAGGCGCTCTTCGTCGGTGAGGTCGCTGGTCGGGCGGCTGTCGGTCACGCCGGAGAGGTGCACCAGGCCAATCTGGTTGATGTCCACGCCGTCGGTGAAGTCCTGCTCTGCGCCTTCGTACAGGTGGTGGTGGAAGGTATCCAGTACGATCTTGAATGGCGCGCCAGCATTGTTAATCAGCTGCTGAGCCAGGCGTGCGGAGCGCAGCGAGCTGACCGGGAAGCCTAACGGCTCAACCAGGCCTTCGATACCGTATTTAGCGAACAGCGGGGCCAGCTGGGCGATGGCCGCCTG
This portion of the Erwinia sp. E602 genome encodes:
- a CDS encoding TIM barrel protein; amino-acid sequence: MAIDPTRFCVNRKIAPALSIEEFFQLVNKLGLHKVELRNDMKGGSVTDDLSHQQVRALAEQYGLEIVTINAVYPFNQVSDDLLARAEGLLKDAHGIGAKALVLCPLNDGTPIPAETTQAAIAQLAPLFAKYGIEGLVEPLGFPVSSLRSARLAQQLINNAGAPFKIVLDTFHHHLYEGAEQDFTDGVDINQIGLVHLSGVTDSRPTSDLTDEERLMLSEGELLKSVWQVQRLEKLGYKGVYAFEPFASEMDSWTAADIEREIRRSIELLQA